A single Kryptolebias marmoratus isolate JLee-2015 linkage group LG7, ASM164957v2, whole genome shotgun sequence DNA region contains:
- the LOC108249732 gene encoding FH2 domain-containing protein 1, translating to MHVMGSVSPANDGEGFSFHKEDVAVAETRLPHIGEKQMRLPNPPPPLPPPPPPPPPPPPPPGLRDEAPDQKKKRVRSFFWKPIPEEQVKGRANVWTRGPVQQNFQIDVQEIEELFGQDCQSNSKAPPTKGGKTRVSFRETKEEVSILDPKRGLNVGIFLKQFRRSNQTLVDDIRHGNSERLGAGPLRELLKLLPEKDEAKKLKAYRGDGAKLPLADSFMHLLIQVPSYSVRIEALLLKEEFPGSCESMRRDFNILRSATTELMCCTELHAVLHLVLQAGNILNAGGYAGNAVGFKLSSLLSLADTKSNKPGMNLLHFVALEAQKKDEKLLEFPLKLSDVQAASRISLETLDAELQVLTSRTRSVEESLQKDTELLQQLDSFLQGATSALCSLRSSQQQLKKEGSELVDFFCEDRETFRLDDCFGIFHTFCVRFTSAVKENLEREAKEAARHQQIQEKELKRRSWAGGEEVHGTFELRCSSETDMSTIALKDDTGLLMALLTPKSQHRSIPKNNQVTRGRSLNSQRTRNPPSSSPLFVAERELNTFFKTSNDHKVSRQRGKGDSRTNFTSASPKSELKGTGTSPTKVDSQITSLPAKTSSDSTFTGKDEVKTVDNANKVAVKSTSYSNQQSDHNNNENNQFEMSFSSEENLSYHQETYSSLSRKTDENSKHNTATTDNMSVVLENCTLVPELKAFEGEVHHRQHEETIIKDLNEEVVDNSQIPNLHNNLENIKKSDVEITVTRAPSPQRQDCEEQDKVIVWCVTGVCEPAGENAQMEKDQHGGKNQGENQQASFTSPNHMSSEPLLDSEKLAFIPISSQPVSASRCNDSSLLVSSPGPHPTEPASASPGPGPGEDHVMVNQGNGPEKTGNERANVAPVSEQTTDYKSQNKTTSRHMTEKASSTDGKAKLATSSKQSTKNIRNSKPQTTGMKPSILNTASTSGRSVRTLTNSENQNMRRVVPITKTSRGASSVAKHPEKPAVQNQSSTKTTVPSSNIRRGERPSTAPLSRRFNTNKVPESKELSDQKVSGIQMATRTQNPEVQGRPSVHKALTKPKPQTEEKICLTKLRALTQSREGGSVSAPVTPLHKTKTPSSMLPGFARNTASSSFRRTKTPLALHLSNTGSPKASPKTSSSSALSSTVSCTGSVKVTASSRSENIRSSTQSSHPNSLVPSKDHQQDDNGSVSDKSTHIREMTKTTRPSWR from the exons ATGCACGTCATGGGCAGCGTGTCCCCGGCCAACGACGGCGAGGGCTTCTCCTTCCATAAGGAGGACGTAGCTGTGGCCGAGACGAGACTTCCCCACATCGGTGAAAAACAGATGAGACTGCCAAaccctccacctcctcttcctccccctcctcctcctcctcctcctcctcctcctcctcctggtctgAGAGATGAAGCTccagaccagaagaagaagagggtgAGGAGTTTCTTCTGGAAACCGATACCAGAGGAGCAG GTGAAAGGTCGCGCCAACGTTTGGACCCGGGGTCCGGTTCAGCAGAACTTCCAGATCGACGTCCAGGAGATCGAGGAGCTCTTCGGTCAGGACTGTCAATCAAACTCCAAGGCCCCGCCCACCAAGGGAGGGAAGACCCGAGTGTCGTTCAGAGAAACCAAAGAGgag GTCTCCATTTTGGACCCGAAGCGAGGCCTGAATGTTGGGATTTTCCTCAAACAGTTCAGGAG GTCCAATCAGACGCTGGTGGATGACATTCGCCATGGCAACAGTGAGCGGCTGGGGGCGGGGCCTCTGAgagagctgctgaagctgcttcCAGAGAAAGACGAG GCGAAGAAGCTGAAGGCATACCGAGGCGACGGCGCTAAGCTCCCATTGGCCGATTCCTTCATGCACCTGCTGATCCAGGTGCCCAG TTACTCGGTTCGTATCGAGgccttgctgctgaaggaggagtttCCTGGGTCCTGCGAGTCCATGAGGCGAGACTTCAACATCCTTCGCTCCGCCACCACAG AGTTAATGTGCTGCACGGAGCTCCATGCTGTTCTCCACTTGGTGCTGCAGGCCGGAAACATCCTGAATGCT GGAGGTTATGCAGGAAACGCTGTGGGCTTCAAGTTGTCGTCCCTCCTGTCTCTCGCAGACACCAAGTCCAACAAACCGGGCATGAACCTGCTGCACTTCGTCGCTCTG GAAGCTCAGAAAAAAGACgagaagctgctggagtttCCTCTGAAGTTGAGTGACGTCCAGGCTGCGTCCAG GATTTCCTTGGAAACCCTGGACGCTGAGCTACAGGTGCTGACTTCTCGCACACGCTCGGTGGAGGAAAGCCTCCAGAAAGACacggagctgctgcagcagctggacagCTTCCTGCAG GGCGCCACGTCGGCTTTGTGCTCGCTACgcagcagccagcagcagctgaagaaggAAGGCAGCGAGCTGGTGGACTTTTTCTGTGAGGACAGAGAGACGTTCAGGCTGGACGACTGCTTCGGCATCTTCCACACCTTCTGCGTCAGATTCACCAGCGCCGTGAAG gaAAACCTGGAAAGAGAGGCGAAGGAGGCGGCTCGCCATCAGCAAATACAGGAGAAAGAACTAAAGAGACGTTCCTGGGCCGGAGGAGAGGAG GTCCACGGAACCTTCGAGTTGCGCTGCAGCAGCGAGACAGACATGTCGACCATCGCGTTGAAAGATGACACCGGACTTCTGATGGCGCTCCTTACCCCAAAGTCCCAGCACCGTTCAATCCCGAAGAATAACCAAGTTACTCGGGGACGCTCGTTGAACTCCCAACGGACCCGGAACCCTCCATCGAGCTCGCCGTTGTTCGTTGCCGAGCGTGAACTGAACACATTCTTCAAAACTTCGAACGACCACAAAGTCTCTCGGCAGAGAGGGAAGGGAGACTCGAGGACAAATTTCACATCAGCCTCACCGAAATCTGAGCTTAAAGGTACAGGAACATCTCCTACAAAGGTGGACTCACAAATCACCTCGTTACCTGCCAAGACCTCCTCAGACTCCACGTTCACTGGCAAAGATGAAGTAAAGACAGTCGATAATGCAAACAAAGTTGCAGTTAAATCTACCTCTTATTCAAACCAGCAATCTGaccacaacaacaatgaaaacaatcaaTTTGAGATGAGTTTTAGCAGCGAGGAAAACCTTTCATACCATCAAGAGACTTATTCGAGTTTGAGCAGGAAAACTGATGAGAACTCTAAACACAACACAGCTACTACAGATAACATGTCTGTGGTTTTAGAGAATTGTACGCTGGTTCCTGAGCTTAAAGCGTTTGAAGGAGAGGTCCATCATCGTCAGCATGAGGAAACGATCATCAAAGATTTGAATGAAGAGGTGGTGGACAATTCACAAATACCAAATCTGCATAATAActtagaaaatataaagaaatctGATGTGGAAATTACTGTGACAAGAGCTCCGTCTCCACAACGACAGGACTGTGAGGAACAAGATAAAGTGATTGTATGGTgtgtgacaggtgtgtgtgagccCGCTGGTGAGAATGCACAAATGGAAAAAGATCAGCATGGGGGTAAAAATCAGGGAGAAAACCAACAAGCTTCCTTTACGTCGCCCAATCATATGTCTTCAGAACCTCTTCTGGACAGCGAGAAGTTGGCATTCATACCCATCAGCAGTCAGCCAGTGTCCGCCTCCCGCTGTAACGACTCATCACTCCTCGTATCTTCACCTGGACCGCATCCTACAGAGCCTGCATCggccagtcctggtcctggtcctggggaAGATCATGTAATGGTCAATCAAGGGAACGGACCAGAGAAAACTGGAAATGAGAGGGCCAACGTGGCGCCTGTCTCAGAGCAAACAACAGATTACAAGAGCCAAAACAAGACAACTTCTAGGCATATGACAGAAAAGGCATCTTCCACAGATGGAAAAGCAAAACTAGCAACTTCATCCAAACAATCTACCAAGAACATCCGTAACTCTAAACCTCAAACTACTGGGATGAAACCATCAATCCTGAACACAGCCTCAACAAGTGGCAGATCTGTCCGCACCCTTACCAACTCTGAGAACCAGAACATGAGGCGAGTCGTACCCATCACAAAGACCAGCCGAGGTGCTTCGTCGGTGGCCAAACATCCTGAAAAGCCTGCAGTTCAAAATCAGAGCTCCACCAAAACCACAGTGCCTAGCTCCAACATCCGACGAGGAGAAAGACCTTCAACTGCCCCTTTATCCCGACGATTCAATACCAACAAGGTGCCAGAGTCCAAAGAACTGAGTGACCAGAAGGTTTCAGGCATTCAGATGGCTACCAGAACGCAGAACCCAGAGGTTCAAGGGAGGCCTTCAGTCCATAAAGCCTTAACAAAACCCAAACCtcaaacagaggagaaaatatGTCTCACCAAGCTGCGAGCACTCACTCAAAGTAGAGAAGGGGGAAGTGTCAGTGCTCCTGTCACACCtttacacaaaaccaaaacaccttCATCAATGCTTCCGGGTTTTGCACGAAACACTGCATCATCTTCTTTCAGACGGACCAAAACTCCTCTTGCTCTTCATTTATCCAACACTGGTTCACCTAAAGCCTCCCCCAAGACTTCgtcctcctctgctctctcCTCAACGGTTTCCTGTACAGGGTCAGTGAAAGTCACCGCCTCCTCAAGGTCTGAGAACATCAGATCGTCCACTCAATCTTCACACCCCAACTCACTGGTTCCCAGTAAAGACCACCAGCAAGATGATAATGGCAGCGTTTCTGACAAGTCAACCCATATCAGGGAAATGACCAAGACCACCAGGCCAAGCTGGAGATAA
- the LOC108249734 gene encoding tripartite motif-containing protein 16-like: MAQQNQVDRKSISCSICLDLLKDPVTIPCGHSYCMNCIKTHWDGEDQRRIHSCPQCRKDFIPRPVLVKNTMLAFLVEELKKTGLQAAPADLCYAGPEDVSCDVCTERKLKAVKSCLVCLASYCEKHLQPHYEAPPLQKHQLVEPSKKLQENICPRHDEVMKIFCRTDQQCICYLCFMDEHKGHETVSAAAGRAEKQKELEASRQQIQQRIQDRQKDVKLLQQEVEAINVSADKTVEDSEKTFTQLIRLIQKRSSDVKQQLRSQQETEVSRVKELQEKLEQEITELKRKDAELEQLSHTEDHNQFLHNYPSVSALSESTHSSSIKSRPRRHFEDVTAAVEELRDKLQDVLRDMWTDISLRVSEVDVLLPQPEPKTRDGFLKYSQEITLDPNTANRYLLLSEGNRKVTLMEQQQSYPDHPDRFTYYYQVLSRESLTGRCYWEVEWSGRGVCVAVAYKDIRRAGSSDDCEFGFNDKSWALYCDTNSYEFWYNNARTPVSGPGSSRVGVYQDHRAGVLSFYSVSETMTLLHRVQTTFTQPLHAGVHLYSFNGTSAEFINPK, from the coding sequence ATGGCGCAGCAAAATCAAGTGGACAGAAAATCCATCTCCTGTTCGATCTGTTTGGATCTCCTGAAGGATCCGGTGACTATTCCCTGTGGACACAGCTACTGTATGAACTGTATTAAAACCCACTGGGATGGAGAGGATCAGAGGAGAATCCACAGCTGTCCTCAGTGCAGGAAGGACTTCATACCGAGGCCTGTTCTGGTGAAAAACACCATGTTAGCCTTTTtagtggaggagctgaagaagactGGACTCCAAGCTGCTCCAGCTGATCTCTGCTATGCTGGACCTGAAGATGTGTCCTGTGATGTCTgcactgagaggaaactgaaggCTGTCAAGTCCTGTCTGGTCTGTTTGGCCTCTTATTGTGAGAAACACCTCCAACCTCACTATGAAGCTCCACCGTTACAGAAACACCAGCTGGTGGAGCCCTCCAAGAAGCTCCAGGAGAACATCTGCCCTCGTCATGATGAGGTGATGAAGATTTTCTGTCGTACTGATCAGCAGTGTATCTGTTATCTCTGCTTCATGGATGAACATAAAGGACATGAAacagtctcagctgcagcaggaagagctgAGAAGCAGAAGGAGCTCGAGGCGAGTCGACAACAAATCCAGCAGAGAATCCAGGACCGACAGAAAGATGTGAAGCTGCTCCAACAGGAGGTGGAGGCCATCAATGtctctgctgataaaacagtGGAGGACAGTGAGAAGACCTTCACTCAGCTGATCCGTCTCATCCAGAAAAGAAGCTCTgatgtgaagcagcagctcagatcccagcaggaaactgaagtgAGTCGAGTCAAAGAgcttcaggagaagctggagcaggagatcactgagctgaagaggaaagacgccgagctggagcagctctcacacacagaggatCACAACCAGTTTCTCCACAACTACCCCTCAGTGTCAGCACTCAGTGAGTCTACACACTCATCCAGCATCAAGAGTCGTCCTCGGAGACACTTTGAGGACgtgacagcagctgtggaggagctcagagacaaactACAGGACGTCCTGAGGGACATGTGGACAGACATCTCACTGAGAGTCTCTGAAGTGGACGTTTTACTGCCACaaccagaaccaaagaccaGAGATGGattcttaaaatattcacaagaAATCACTCTggatccaaacacagcaaacagataTCTGTTGTTATCTGAGGGGAACAGAAAAGTAACATTAATGGAACAACAACAGTCTTATCCTGATCATCCAGACAGATTCACTTATTATTATCAGGTTCTGAGCAGAGAGAGTCTGACCGGACGTTGTTACTGGGAGGTGGAGTGGAGCGGGAGAGGGGTCTGTGTTGCAGTCGCCTACAAGGATATCAGGAGAGCAGGAAGTTCAGATGATTGTGAATTTGGATTCAATGACAAATCCTGGGCCTTATATTGTGACACAAACAGTTATGAATTTTGGTACAATAATGCCCGTACTCCAgtctcaggtcctggttcctccAGAGTCGGAGTGTACCAGGACCACAGAGCAGGTGTTCTGTCTTTCTACAGCGTCTCTGAAACCATGACTCTcctccacagagtccagaccacATTCACTCAGCCGCTCCACGCTGGAGTTCACCTTTATTCCTTTAATGGAACCTCAGCTGAGTTCATTAACCCGAAATAA